The Polyangium spumosum region TGGCTCGCGGACCGGGGGCCTCGACCTCTACGCCACGGGCGGCGGCGCGAGCTGCGGCGCGCTCGGCCAGACCTGCGGCCTGCCCGGCGACTGCTGCGCAGGCCTCTCCTGCCAGGACGAGGTCTGCAAGCCCGAGCAGCTCTGCGCGCCTCAGGGCAGCGCGTGCGAGACCACCGTCGACTGCTGCAACCTCGACTGCCTGAACGGCTTCTGCGGCGGCGTCTCCTGCAAGCCTGACGGCCTCGGCTGCGTGGAGAGCGCGGAGTGCTGCAACCTCGACTGCTGGCAGGGCTTCTGCGGCGGCATCGAGTGCGAGCCCGACGGCTCCGCGTGTAGCGCGCCCCAGGACTGCTGCGGCTTCCAGTGCACGAACGGCTTCTGCGGCCCCGCCGTCTGCAAGCCCCAGGGCGCCACCTGCTTCGACGACGCCGACTGCTGCAACGGCGACTGCACGCAGAACGTCTGCGGCTCCGCCTGCCAGCAGGACGGGTTCGTCTGTCAAGACCCCTCGCAGTGCTGCTCCGGCCTCTGCACCGAGGGCGTCTGCGGCCCCGGCTTCTGCTCCCCGAACGGCTCGCCTTGCCAGGTCGGGCTCGAGTGCTGCTCGAGCTTCTGCCAGGGCGGCGTCTGCAACTTCCAGCCGTGCAGCCTCGACGGCGCGGGCTGCGGCGCGCCGAGTGATTGCTGCTCCAACATCTGCGAGGGCGGCGTCTGCGGCGGCGGCGTCTGCAAGGTCGACGGCGCCGCGTGCACCACGCACGCCCAGTGCTGCGCGGGCTTCTGCGACCCGTTCACGTCGCGCTGCGGCTTCAACCAGTGCCTGCCCGACTTCGCCGCCTGCGCGGTCGACTTCGAGTGCTGCTCGGGCTTCTGCGACCCGTTCACCGCGAGCTGCGGCTTCGCCCAGTGCCAGCCCGAGGGCTTCTTCTGCCAGAACGACTTCGAGTGCTGCTCGGGCTTCTGCGACCTCTCGACCTTCTCCTGCAGCCTCGGCGGCTGCACGCCCGACGGCATCTTCTGCGTCAACGACTTCCAGTGCTGCGGGGGCATCTGCGATCCGCTGACGAACACCTGCGGCCTCGGCCAGTGCATGCCAAACGGCTTCGGCTGCAGCGCCCCGAGCGACTGCTGCTCCGGTCTCTGCGACGGCGGCACGTGTTTCCCCGGCGCGTGCCAGCCCGACGGCTTCTTCTGCGACAACGGCTCCGACTGCTGCTCGGGCTTCTGCGACCCGGAGTTCTTCACCTGCGGCTTCAGCCAGTGCCAGCCCGACGGCTCCTTCTGCAACAGCCCCGCCGAGTGCTGCACGGGCGTCTGCACGAACAACGTCTGCGGCGCGCCGCAATGCAAGCTCGACGGCTTCCCCTGCAACGGGGCAGGCGAGTGCTGCACGGGCGTCTGCGAGAACGGGATCTGCGGCGCGGGCTCGTGTTTGCCCACGGGTTCGAACTGCGTGAGTGATCCGCAGTGCTGCGTCGGCCTCGTGTGCAACGGCGGCCACTGCGGCGTGCCGGCCGTCGACGCGGGCGCGTGTAGCCTCGACCCCGGCGGCACGCCGTGCTCGCAGTGCATCGTGGGGAGCTGCTGCGCGCAAACGGAGGCGTGCATCGGGAACCCGCCGTGCGCGTCGAGCATGAGCTGCTACCAGCGCTGCACCGTCGGCGGCGGCACCCCCGCGAGCTGCCAGCAGCAGTGCTGCACGGGCGACATCTGCAACCAGTGGTCGAACTGCGTGGCGCAGAGCTGCGCCGGGCCCTGCTTCTAGCGCTTCGACGAACGTGACGGCGGCGCGGCGGGCTCCTCGCCGCGCAGGAACACGAGCGCCGCGGCCTCGTCGTCGAAGACCGTGACCGTGGCGCTGCGGTGGTTCGCCTCCTCGCGGGACCTGCGCGTCGCTTGCAGCTTGCCGACGGCGGTCTTCACGAGGATCGCATGCCGCGCGAAGCCCATGAGCACCTCGTTCAGGAGCGGCCGGATCGGCTCCATCGTCGCGTCGTCGAGCACCATCGGCGCGTCGCGCGTGTCGAGCAACATGCCGACGTTCTTGCGCTCGCGGAGCGGGACCTTGATCCGGAACTCGCTCACGAGCGCGTCGATGTCCCCGCTGTTCAGCGTCTGGATCACCGGCAGCGTGGTCCGTCGCACCCGGATGATGCCCGGCTCGCGCGTCACGATCACCAAGTCGTTGCGGAACAGCTCTTCCATGCTGGCATCGAGGGTGGCGCTCTGCGCCTCGAACTGCAAGACCGCGCGCCCTCTTCCCGCGCCCGTCGTCCGATGCTTTCATGCGCCCGCGCCTCGGCGCGATCCTCCTTCCTCCTCTCGTTCGTCATGCCTCCTCGCGCTTCGCTCCTCGTGTTTTGTGCCACGCTCGTGCTGCTGCTCGTCGCGTGCACGGGCACGCCGACGCCGCTCGCGCCGGGTTTGTCCGGATCGGTTGGTTTGCCCCACGCGGGCGTGTTGACGGGCGCGGCGGCGCTGCCCGCGCGCGGGGCCGGCTACCGGCTCCTGCGCAACACGAGCGCGCGGTACGGCACGCCGCGCCTCGTCGCGACCGTGAAGCGCGCCGCCCGCGAGGTCGCCGCCTCGCGCCCCGGCGCGCCGCTGCTCGTCGGGGATCTTTCGAACCGGCACGGCGGGCGCAGGAATGGCCACCGATCCCATCGCACGGGCCGGGACGTGGATCTGCTCCTGTACTGCACGACGCCCGACGGGCGCTCCATCCCGAGCCCCGGGTTCGTCCGGTTCGGGGCGGACGGCCTGGCGGCGACCGAGGACAAACGCTCGCCGTTCGTCCGCTTCGACACCGAGCGCAACTGGCAGCTCGTGAAGGCGCTCGTCGCGTCGCCGGAGGCCGACGTCGAGTGGCTCTTCGTCGCGCGCTGGCTCGAGGCGCTCTTGATCGAACACGCGCGGGCGCGGGGCGAGGATCCGGAGCTCGTCTGGCGGGCGGAGAACGTGCTGCTCCAGCCGAAGGACAGCGCGCCACACGATGACCACTTCCACCTGCGCGTGGCGTGCAGCCCGACCGAGGCGGTGGCGGGCTGCGAGGGACGAGGGCCGGCGTGGCCGTGGTTGCCGGAGCCGCTCGCGCTCGAGCCGTGGAGCGACGCGGAGGCGCTCTCGGCGTTGATCGACGATCTCCTGCCGGGCGAGCCCGTGACGGCGGCGACGACCAGGACGCCATGAACCTGCTCGCGCACGGCGACGCGGCGGATGTTTGCGCTGCGCTGCCGCCGGACGTCGCCTTCGACCTCGTGTACCTCGACCCTCCGTATGGCGTGGGCACGTCGATGACGGCGCGCACGGCGGTGGGCGAGACGCGGGGCAAGAAGCAGGCGTCGGGTGGGCCGGTGGCGTACGAGGATCGGTACGATCCGGAGAGCCTCGTGGCGATGCTCCTGCCGCGGCTCGAGGCGATCCGCGCGCGGATGAGCCGTGGGGCGACGATCTACGTGCACCTCGATCATCGCACGGTGCACGAGGTGAAGGTCGCGTGTGATCGGCTGTTTGGCCGCGGCGCGTTTCTGGGCGAGGTGATCTGGACGCCTGGCAACGGCAGCCGTGGTGCGCGCGGGTTCACGGTGACGCACCAGACGCTCTTGCTGTACACGCGGGACGCGCGGGAGCGTCGGGAGGTCGTCTACAACGCGAGCGACCCGATGCTTCGCGAGCCGTATGCGGCGACGAGCCTGGAGATGCATTTCCGGCATCGTGACGAGGCGGGCCGGCTCTACCGCGAGCGCGTGGTGAACGGTCGGACGTACCGTTACTACGCGGACGAGGGCCGTCGTCTCGGCAGTGTTTGGACGGACGTACCTGCGATGGTGGCGAACACGCCGCTGCGCGTCGAGGGCACGGGGTACCCGACGCAGAAGCCGGAGCGGCTGCTCGAGCGCATCGTGCGCGCGTCGAGCCGGGAGGGCGCGACGGTGGCGGACCTCATGTGTGGAAGCGGGACCACCTTGATTGCGGCTTCGAAGCTGGGTCGGCGGTTCGTGGGAGGTGACGTAAGTCACCTGGCGGTGGATATTTCTGCGAGACGGCTCACTTTAGAAAAGGTTCCGTTTGTCCACGTGGGCGAGGTATCGTTCGCCTGAAAAAAGTTGTGGACGATCGGTCCTCTCGACACACGCAGGCGCGAACCACCAAGCCATCTCACAACGTTGGAGAGTGTTGGGGTAAGCACAGGCGTGATGGAGGGGGGGACGAGGGGGCTGACGTCCCGACAGGACTGAACGAGGAGAAAGAGCCATGGGTTTCGGAAAGAGCTTGCTCCAGGCGCTCCCCTGCGCAGCGGCGCTGGCCGGTCTGACCGGGTGCGGGGTCGAGCCGGGGGATACTTGGATTTATCGGGTTTCGTTCGGGGAGACGGATGCGAGTAGTGGGTGTTATTACCCGGAGACGGATCCGCCGGCGAATCAGGCGAGCGACAGCTCGAGCCTGCGTGGCACCGGCACGTGGATCCTCTACGCGAGCATCGAGGACAAGCTTTACCTCGATACGGGCTCTGTCACCCTCGAAGGCTTGGAGGAGGGCGACGGGTACACGTTCACGGGCAAGGACACAGACGTCGACTACGACATGCCGGATGGGACTGGATCCAAGCGTACCACGACGGTCACGTCCACGATCACCATCATCACTGATGGGAATGCGATCTCGGGTGAGGCCGTCCAGAGGACTTCATACGCATGCTCCGGCTCGACGTGCGGGGACAAAATTCCGACCTGCACGCGAACCAGCCCGTTCGTCGGGACCTATGTCGAAGACGTCGAGCTCAAGTACGAAATTGGCGGCGGGAGCGGGGCCCCATCTCCCTAAGGCCACACGACGTTCGTCGGGGTGAGTTTACTTGTGGTCGTCCCGTCTCCGAGTTGACCGTAAGTATTGTCTCCCCAGCAGCGGGTCCGTCCGGCATCGTTTAGTGCGCAAGCCGACCGCACTCCAGCCCTAACAGCCACGACGGTCTGCAAGCCGGTTCCT contains the following coding sequences:
- a CDS encoding DNA-methyltransferase; translated protein: MNLLAHGDAADVCAALPPDVAFDLVYLDPPYGVGTSMTARTAVGETRGKKQASGGPVAYEDRYDPESLVAMLLPRLEAIRARMSRGATIYVHLDHRTVHEVKVACDRLFGRGAFLGEVIWTPGNGSRGARGFTVTHQTLLLYTRDARERREVVYNASDPMLREPYAATSLEMHFRHRDEAGRLYRERVVNGRTYRYYADEGRRLGSVWTDVPAMVANTPLRVEGTGYPTQKPERLLERIVRASSREGATVADLMCGSGTTLIAASKLGRRFVGGDVSHLAVDISARRLTLEKVPFVHVGEVSFA
- a CDS encoding penicillin-insensitive murein endopeptidase, which produces MPPRASLLVFCATLVLLLVACTGTPTPLAPGLSGSVGLPHAGVLTGAAALPARGAGYRLLRNTSARYGTPRLVATVKRAAREVAASRPGAPLLVGDLSNRHGGRRNGHRSHRTGRDVDLLLYCTTPDGRSIPSPGFVRFGADGLAATEDKRSPFVRFDTERNWQLVKALVASPEADVEWLFVARWLEALLIEHARARGEDPELVWRAENVLLQPKDSAPHDDHFHLRVACSPTEAVAGCEGRGPAWPWLPEPLALEPWSDAEALSALIDDLLPGEPVTAATTRTP